AGCTGAAACAAAGAATCTAATATGTGCATAGTTAGCCTAATAGTTGATAATTCATAGATTATTTGTATCAATTGGCGAAGGGAGAACTGAAACTGCTAGTTGAAAATAATGTATAAGTCTCTAGCACTAACATTGTTCGGAATTATCACCTAAATAATTACTAATTGTATAGATAGCATAACTAAAACTACTGGAGATTTATCTAATAAAAATTTATTTCAAAGTCTTAAGCCACACAGGAGATCGAATTTGAAAGCACATGTAGCTTATAGGTAGAGCGCAAAGCTGGTGTACTGCAGGGATTCAGGACGCTGTAGGAGATGCACACAGGACACCACCCCTGTTGGTTCCCCTCGCTCCTGTATTTGCATGATATGGTCATGAGCAGTGCTGGTAGATGGACACCAACAGTATCAATTTTTCTTGATCAAACGTTAGGGATTAATGTAATTTATAAAGAGGCTTCTGTGACTGCTTGAACGGTTTGTACAATAGGGCAAAGATTTCAGGATAATTGATCACTTGGCTACACTGTGACGACAGGAGTGACAGGCCACGAATTCCAACAGACAAGAGAGTTGGTGGTGTATACCGCAGAGCGTCCGCACCTTGGATGGATCGGCCTAGGCCTTCTTCAGAGCTCAGCGCTGAAGCTCCTGGTGATTGGAGTGATCCCCGTCGGTAGCTGGATATTGCTATTGCAACGAACAAGACCAGGTTCAGTTCAGGGAAAAGAACGGAAGAAAGAAAAGCAGGACTGGGATTCGATCCTTGCGCTGTTTTTCTTACCCCTCGAGGACGTCGGCAGGGACGATGTTGCCGATGTCGCCGAGCACCCACCTGCTTCCTCCCGCACCGGGGCCTTCAGCTTCGCTGCCGGCACTGCGGCAGCTGGACATCATCAAAGAGAAACATGATTAAAGATGAACGGTGACAATCCAGGCACGAACAGATGAACCGATGACCCAACGATTGCGGCGACCAAGAGGAAGTGCAGGCGGCTTGCCAAGGGAACAACGACGGTGGACCATGCGATGACCCACGGATATGATTGGGATCCCTTGCTGCAGGCCATGGAGGCAGAGGAGGATTGGGCAGCGGCACGTGAAGGGGATGTGGGGCGCCCGTCGTTGTTACCGCCCGGATCTGCGCCACCTCCGTCCGCATGCCCTCGGCGCCCGCTGGCTCCACCGAACTGACGAGTGCCACTGAGGAGGAGTAGGAGGACGACGTGGGCAGCGAGGCGAGCGCCCGCCGGCCACGTCGGAGAAATCCATCACTGCGGCCGAGCCGCTGTGTCCCGCACTGCCGCCGCTGCTCGACAGCGGAGAGGGACACCGGCAACGCCGATGCAGGCCGAGTCCGCTGCATCCCGCACCGTCGATGCTGCTCGAGGGAGGAGAGCAACCCCGGCGACGGCGAGGATGGGataggagggagagggaggcggggAACGATGAGTGCTGGTGGAATCGATCCGCTGGTTGCGGGCGGGGGACGCGGGGCTCTATTTGGCAGACCGTGGCGTCTGCTCGGCAGAACATTTGATCTCAGTTGTTAATCTGGATAGCAGACCATTGATATAACACGGGCAGTAGGATATGTTTAAGTTGATTTGATCGAAGGGTTCTGGATATCTCGTGTACAGTTTGTTGTGTGACTTTAAGAGAATTTTTGTTTGCTCTTTTAATAGTAGTATAgaagtatagatatagatatagatatagaagTAGTATagattaaacatggcaagaggatGAAGCATAAATAAAGTAACTATTTacgcaagtttaaatgaggccggaacaacaaacaacaatttcgataaatccccacatgtcatttagcaatttaatgcaagcaacaattttaaacattttaaatgttgttaccATGATGCAGATGACATATACAAGTTTATGCATTTTTATGAAAacgttgacatgagcatgttatgaagcatttggtcaACATGGCGGAACgaaagggtgccacggcaacattcAAATGATCCGACAACTCATCAAGATGTCGGTGCAAAAGAAAGTGTGGATGAACAGAGCATGCAAAAGATGatggggtgatcccggttaccgggttcccacgggtcgACGGCATGGCAAACTAGGAGGAACGTGCAGTGACAACTCAGACACGGTGCAACCACGGGCATCTCATACAACATGCATTCGTTCACTGGCGGTCGTCTCAGCggtataccttcgaagcgtgcgttTCGTGGCGGTTCAAAAATGTCGAGGGAAGTAGTCGTTCACGGGTCGTagtggaagtagtcgttctcacgacggtagtggaagtagtggtatacgtttcgtagtcgtacacattccgtagatgttcggggtcacagcgaggaacttgacgtccacggggTCGACGGTAGAGGCAGGGCCGGCCCTGGGGCATGGGCGACGGGGCGACGGCCCAGGGCCCAGGCGAGGGGGGGCACATGATAGAGTATATACATATACTATAGCCCAGCAAAAAGCAAGTAAAAAATTACAAAAGAATTAAAGAAAAGAAAGGATAGGCTAGGCGGCCCAGATATAGCTAGATAGCAATCGCTGATGGATACGCGTAGGCGAAGCGGCGCCGTGACTCACGCTCGTTTCGACGTTTCCTTCGTAGGTTCGTCGCCCTCGCCCGCCCGTTGGCCTTCTCGCTCGATCGCGCCTTGCCCCTTGGCCCTTGCCGCGTCGCCCTCGCCTCGCTGGCTCGCCGTCGCCACCACACAGCAGTCCGGCAGGCAGGCGGCAGCCCGGCCAATCGGCCATCCGGCATCCGGCACCGCGGCAATTCGGCAATACCTATATAAGTACGCATCCGACTGGAAGTCAAGAAGTACGCATCCATGTTCCTGTCCATCCCCAAGCCTCAATTTGACAATCTCAGTAGTTTATTTATTCTTTATTTAGTATGTACGTATTGTAATCCAATCTATCAATTTTTTGTCATTCTATGTAACATGTCTAGGGTTCCAATCATCCGATCTATAAATCCTAATTTTTTGTATGCTCTTTTGATCTTTTCTTCATGATTTTAGGACATTAGCCTGCCATGTTACTTCGCATCAAGAAATGCCCGAAGAAACTTTTTTCGAAGCACTGAAGTATTATTGTTGTTGATGGAGTCAGTCTAATTTCGTTCTTAATTGAGGTAATCATGTCATGTTAATTTCATTTTGCGATCTTTTTAGTACCATTGTTTTTTATGGAGTTGGTTCGAATTTGGTTATTATTGTTCTCGATGAAGTCATTTGAATTATTATACTCATATTTTAAATTAAAGATGTGTGATTGAAAGTTACTTTTAATAAGTTATATATATAACACACGCATACATATATATTGTCTTAGGACTTAGGACATAGGGGCCCATGTCGTCGAGTTCGCCTAGGGCCTCCCGAAACACAGGGTCGGCCCTGGGTAGAGGTACACGTTGTCGGGGTACTTGTCGGATCCACAGTGCCGGTAGTCGTTCACGTTCATTCGGAGAGGTAATTGGTGACTCCAAGCCCTTCGCGGTCGATGGTGGTGGTACTTGGCGCAACACCTTGTAGTCGTTCGGGCGTCGGTATCCAATAGGAGAAAACAAACCGGCTGCAACCGAAGGCAGCAAGGCTTGCGGATGTTGTGCTCGCAACAGTGGTGGATGCATGGGGCAAGGCGACAGCAGCATGCGCACGGGGCCATGGTGATGGTGTAGGGGAGGTAGCGGCGGCCTGCCTGAGCGAGGCCAGCAGGGGCGGTGACGGAGCTAGCAGAGCCGCGGGAGTACAGAGACGAGGCAGAGGCGCAACGACGTCCATGACGAGCAACACAAGGTGTCGTTGGGCAGAGGAGGCGCCCAGCAGCGGGAGGAGGAGAAGAGCTGCAGGGCGCAGTTGCCGGAGAAGGGCGACGCTACGGGGCTCAGCAAGGAAGGCAGCGGAGGTCGACGTGCGTGCGGCGCGGGAAAGCAAGAGAGGCAGGGCGAGGCCGACGGCGGAGCAGCCTCGCGGTGGCGGCGCACTGCAGCAGAAGAAGCAGAGGGAGGCGCGGCAGAGGAGGCCGATGAGGGGAAGGTGACGATGCAGGCGACTGGAGATGGTGGTGGCGCGGGAGGCCGGGCGCGGCGCCATGGGGAGGAGACGACGCGGAGGAGGGGAGGCTGCAGGGGCAGCGATGGTCGACGACGAGGGCGACAGGGGGGTCCGGTGGCGCGGCACCAAGGGCAGCAAGGAGGAGGTCGGGCGCGGGGGTCTCGCGGTGGAGGCCGCGAGGGGATCGGGTGcagggagctcctctccctggctcgatgcgtgcgtgtgtgtgagtggcggcggtgtgggaggacgagagggagagatcgagaggagggGGTCGGGGCTAGGGTTAACAGGGCACCGGCTGGGCTGTGGATGGGCCTTGGAGGCTGGGCCTAGGAGGTTAGATGGGCTGGTTGCAGCTTCGGAGCAAAAGGCCAACCTTCTCGCTATTTTCCACCTACAGAAAAATAGAGAGAAAGAAAAGGGAAGGAAAGAAATAGCTAGGGGTTTTGGAAAATGCTGAAACTTCTCCTATATACAAAGTCTAAGAATTATACTTAGCCCAAGAAAAGAAGTTCCACTCGATATGGAAGAGTTTcattcaaactcatttgaatttaattcaaatggtttaaACTAGGATGAGGCTTTAGGAGTGCCCAAAAATGTTGAGAATTTAGGAGGAGCCTCGATAAATGGAGAAAGAATTATGGAGAAAGTTTGGAGAACAAACTTGAAGCAAAAAGGCATGAGAATTAAATTGCAAATGAGTTGAGGTTAAttccaaactaatggaatatttattATAGCTCCCTAAATATCgagaggatatgttataaagagaaatcaccatgtgaatacCCTCAATTTAAATAGATCAAAGATCTATGCAATTTATTcagttgagttttaaaaattaaataacatgctggcatgatgacatgatgcaatgcaaaaataaatagAGCAAGCACAAATGAAACACGCGGAGGTcacgaaaatatggaagtcttctggagcgtcggtcttggggcgtcacaactctcctccacttacaagagatctcgacccgagatctaaggatggcaccggggagaaacggaagaggaagaggtaaaataaagttgcttctttgacaaacgaatGAAACCAATGAACCTTGAGAGGTAGAAAACTTGAAAGAAAGAACACAACAGAGTTGAACAAAGTTGAGAGCACTCCGGtagaaagagaaacaaggaacaccatgtgaaccctggaggttgcaaagctatgaatgacgagcaCAATGGACAAGAAGGAATTGAAACCACTCTGGTTGAAACGAGATAAACAAGGGACAAGGAAGAACAAATTCGAACagcactccggttaaatggataagcacgaaaagaacacggtCCTCACAATTCGAGCTGATGAGTGAATAGAGCAACATCACCATGCTCCGAAAGAAAGAATAGAAGATCGA
This genomic window from Aegilops tauschii subsp. strangulata cultivar AL8/78 chromosome 4, Aet v6.0, whole genome shotgun sequence contains:
- the LOC109765084 gene encoding uncharacterized protein — encoded protein: MQRTRPASALPVSLSAVEQRRQCGTQRLGRSDGFLRRGRRALASLPTSSSYSSSVALVSSVEPAGAEGMRTEVAQIRAVTTTGAPHPLHVPLPNPPLPPWPAARDPNHIRGSSHGPPSLFPCCRSAGSEAEGPGAGGSRWVLGDIGNIVPADVLEGNIQLPTGITPITRSFSAEL